In Saccharomyces eubayanus strain FM1318 chromosome XV, whole genome shotgun sequence, a single window of DNA contains:
- the LAM4 gene encoding Lam4p: MSKDAKKKHHWGRSLLSSIGLKRKHKKEHTSSSDTKRPETNYARTSHGNGSRAEAAQFMSGNKNLDIPKPPITERCAESPAKGSQKADSSLAPSQGVFNIPIVIDPMETNRLNKTNTSLTLGSSKGRYANENLNLNPNSNSMQSLSPQAIERERERPEKERRKETNRAEKATPESHKAHTAFETFLSFARNAVNHVPKINVEEADDSAASKNEPKHLKKNPLQVSRTTSEKSTNGKYAQSLQESDGPFLKNLDNVLAASASSPRINQQSDTTTTETKNKPSPFGKFAFTNLKNHVHSSLNSNSLSRSNSKDDISSDRANKDSNDFASRVTFEPIRHSDDKPIPGEGNLKLEHFNDSQATFEEPLTEYSDLSAGEDGFDTDDIPLQDDVRDSNENEVEKRPSSRKDSSKLSAVSSPTVDDVRPRRRVKSMISAANAYQNGRHDFIQKRLSSLSSNGFTKNDSDNEDREPRVMSKKFLTRRSFSPGNISSGMRVLPSTALKYSLNKVKNSTDIANTIIPRPSISNGHTSSGMRRSSSKSFSSTPYSIVEPSGEDGNRRNIEIKGVEYASEKKNSEFHTIFKDSGVNPDERLIADHSCALSRDILSQGKIYISDHHIGFYSNILGWVSTVFIPFETIIQIEKKTTAGIFPNGIAIDTLHTKYSFASFTSRDATYDLITEVWNQTILQKRFHNVSNNSSNSISDDEEDDDYDYDDDDDDDLYDSTNNVTDSTDMTSDISVGKPGDPSMPSKDTNGARNLSVESEVPLLGPTKHPPTEAGYKPESNEKLVNESTIPAPLGKVVNILFGKDVSYITTILKAQNNHDISPISGLVDLATLTENQRREYSYIKPTPGAIGPSETKCLITETTEHLDLDDYVQVLQTTRTPDIPSGNSFYVRSLYLLSWASNYETKLKVYVSVEWTGKSLIKSPIEKGTFDGVGETLKITVDRINKFLSKPTLKSKKSSRESGAAMSSLPKMEPNSHAPTEVDIQKNKEDSIVRENENIPAPLGTVVQLLFGSNTDYMKKTITRDKNNVNVETIPTFSPSLADGATRHYEYIKKLNNSIGPKQTKCLLTETIEHMDINDYVLVNQSTRSPDVPSGNNFTVESKIYLCWGQHDTTNMTVITKVSWTSKSFLKGPIEKGSVEGQKASVEFMISELKDIINAAKTAKPVKRKTKNHGKHRPVHNKIEQKIPESQNTEKDKDTFTYILDFIQDNINLDIFMNPQKLTLIAGIAIMCFWLLGFKPFKSQENFQIIKPGRMLIDGQEYNYVPSFGTLYSSYEDKILSGKRKTSTDYEKNVNPVTGRERDIWDWIDNRGNSVLPQEHATLGNVDRHMLQQLVESVRVTELQLEHMKTMLDDIKMDKDNFSP, encoded by the coding sequence ATGTCCAAGGacgcaaagaaaaaacaccATTGGGGCAGGTCCTTGCTAAGCTCAATTGGGCTGAAACGTAAGCACAAGAAGGAGCACACCTCGTCAAGTGACACTAAGCGTCCGGAGACAAACTATGCCAGAACTTCGCATGGTAACGGAAGTAGAGCCGAAGCTGCACAATTTATGAGTGGAAATAAGAACTTGGATATCCCGAAACCACCCATTACTGAAAGGTGTGCAGAATCGCCGGCCAAGGGCTCCCAGAAGGCGGACTCCTCCTTAGCACCTAGCCAAGGCGTATTCAATATTCCAATCGTCATAGATCCTATGGAGACAAACAGGCTGAACAAAACGAATACAAGCCTGACTCTGGGCTCGTCTAAGGGTCGCTATGCGAATGAAAATCTAAATCTAAATCcgaattcaaattctaTGCAAAGCTTGTCTCCCCAGGCAATTGAAAGGGAAAGGGAAAGGCCGGAGAAAGAAAGGCGAAAGGAAACCAATCGTGCTGAGAAGGCGACTCCAGAAAGCCACAAAGCACATACTGCctttgaaacttttctttcgtTTGCTCGTAATGCCGTTAACCACGTCCCCAAAATAAATGTAGAAGAAGCTGATGATAGCGCTGCTTCCAAGAATGAACCAAAGCACCTGAAAAAGAACCCGTTGCAGGTTTCAAGGACCACATCTGAAAAGAGTACTAATGGCAAATACGCACAATCGCTACAAGAAAGTGATGGTccctttttgaagaatttagaTAATGTACTTGCAGCGTCCGCATCCTCACCGCGGATCAACCAACAGTCTGATACGACTACAACCGAAACCAAGAACAAACCCTCTCCATTTGGTAAATTCGCATTTACCAATCTGAAAAATCACGTGCATTCGAGTTTGAATTCCAATTCGCTTTCAAGGTCAAACTCCAAAGACGACATTTCTTCAGACAGAGCCAATAAGGATTCAAATGATTTTGCTAGCAGAGTCACTTTCGAACCCATTAGACACTCTGATGATAAACCTATTCCAGGAGAAggaaatttgaaattggaacATTTCAACGACTCTCAAGCAACCTTTGAAGAGCCATTAACAGAATACTCTGATTTATCCGCAGGGGAAGATGGTTTCGATACCGACGACATACCGCTGCAGGACGACGTACGGGATAGCAATGAAAATGAGGTGGAAAAGAGACCTAGTTCAAGGAAGGACTCTTCCAAATTGTCAGCAGTTTCTTCCCCTACAGTAGACGATGTAaggccaagaagaagagtcAAATCAATGATAAGCGCAGCAAATGCTTATCAAAATGGGCGCCATGATTTTATACAGAAAAGActctcttctctttcatcTAATGGATTTACAAAAAACGACTCGGACAATGAAGATCGTGAACCCAGAGTGATGTCCAAGAAGTTTCTCACCAGGAGGTCATTTTCTCCAGGTAACATTAGTAGTGGAATGAGAGTATTGCCTTCCACAGCTTTAAAATATTCGTTGAATAAAGTAAAAAATAGCACTGATATCGCAAACACCATAATACCAAGACCAAGTATTTCGAATGGTCATACCTCTTCAGGTATGCGAAGAAGTTCTAGCAAAAGCTTTTCATCAACGCCTTATAGTATTGTCGAACCATCTGGCGAAGACGGCAATCGACGCAATATTGAAATAAAGGGAGTCGAATATGcaagtgaaaagaaaaattcagaATTCCAtacaattttcaaagattctGGTGTGAACCCCGATGAAAGATTAATTGCGGATCATAGTTGTGCCTTGTCGAGGGACATCCTTTCGCAGGGCAAAATCTATATATCGGATCACCATATTGGGTTTTATTCGAATATCCTCGGTTGGGTGAGCACTGTTTTTATACCATTCGAGACTATTAtacaaatagaaaagaagactACGGCAGGAATATTCCCCAACGGAATCGCAATTGACACTTTACATACAAAGTATAGTTTTGCCTCCTTCACTTCTAGAGATGCCACGTACGATTTGATTACGGAGGTATGGAACCAGACTATCTTACAGAAGAGGTTTCACAACGTTAGCAACAACAGTTCGAATTCTATaagtgatgatgaagaagatgatgactACGAttatgatgatgatgatgacgatgatcTTTATGATAGCACTAACAATGTAACCGATTCTACGGATATGACGTCGGACATCAGTGTAGGAAAACCAGGAGACCCGTCAATGCCTTCAAAAGACACCAATGGCGCCAGGAACCTATCCGTTGAATCAGAAGTCCCACTGCTGGGTCCCACAAAACATCCACCTACAGAAGCAGGGTACAAGCCTGAGtccaatgaaaaactaGTCAACGAATCAACGATACCCGCTCCGTTGGGGAAAGTTGTCAATATTTTATTTGGTAAGGATGTTAGTTATATTACGACTATTTTAAAAGCCCAGAACAATCACGATATTTCGCCAATTTCCGGTCTTGTTGATTTGGCTACGTTAACAGAgaatcaaagaagagaatatTCCTACATCAAACCCACCCCAGGTGCTATCGGGCCCAGTGAGACCAAATGCCTGATAACCGAGACCACTGAGCATTTGGATCTGGACGATTATGTTCAAGTACTACAAACGACAAGAACTCCGGATATTCCTTCAGGAAATTCATTTTATGTAAGGTCACTTTATCTTTTATCATGGGCTAGCAACTATGAGACAAAATTGAAAGTTTATGTTTCTGTTGAATGGACAGGGAAGAGCCTAATAAAAAGTCCCATTGAAAAGGGAACATTCGATGGTGTAGGAGAAAcattaaaaataacagTCGATAGgattaataaatttttgtCAAAGCCTACTCTAAAAAGCAAGAAGTCCTCAAGGGAGAGCGGCGCTGCAATGTCATCTTTACCGAAAATGGAGCCCAACTCTCACGCACCAACTGAAGTTgacattcaaaaaaacaaagaagactCGATCGTAagggaaaatgaaaatatacCTGCTCCATTGGGGACTGTAGTCCAATTATTGTTTGGTTCGAACACAGAttatatgaaaaaaactatcACTAGAGATAAAAACAACGTTAACGTGGAGACAATACCAACATTCTCGCCTTCATTAGCCGATGGCGCCACACGGCACTATGAGTACATCAAGAAACTAAACAATTCCATAGGACCTAAACAAACGAAATGTTTGTTGACTGAGACCATTGAACATATGGACATCAATGACTATGTTTTAGTAAACCAGTCAACAAGATCCCCTGATGTTCCATCCGGTAACAATTTTACAGTTGAAAgtaaaatatatttatgttGGGGACAACACGATACTACAAATATGACCGTTATAACAAAGGTCAGCTGGACAAGcaaatcatttttgaaGGGTCCCATTGAAAAGGGTTCTGTAGAGGGCCAAAAGGCGTCTGTCGAGTTCATGATTTCTGAACTAAAGGATATTATTAATGCAGCCAAAACCGCAAAACCAGtgaagaggaaaacgaagaatCATGGCAAACATAGGCCCGTCCACAATAAGATTGAGCAGAAAATTCCTGAAAGTCAAAATACAGAGAAGGATAAAGATACCTTCACGTATATTTTGGACTTTATCCAAGACAACATTAATTTGGATATATTTATGAATCCTCAAAAACTGACCTTGATCGCCGGTATAGCTATTATGTGCTTTTGGCTTCTTGGTTTCAAGCCTTTYAAAAGtcaagaaaatttccaaatcatcaaGCCGGGGAGGATGCTTATTGACGGTCAGGAATATAACTATGTGCCAAGTTTTGGAACCCTATATAGTTCATATGAGGACAAAATATTGTCTggcaaaagaaagacgAGTACAGATTACGAGAAGAATGTTAACCCGGTCACTGGAAGAGAAAGGGATATTTGGGACTGGATAGATAACAGAGGAAACAGCGTATTACCTCAAGAGCATGCGACGCTGGGAAACGTCGATAGACACATGTTACAGCAGTTGGTAGAAAGTGTTAGGGTAACAGAATTACAACTAGAACATATGAAGACTATGTTGGATGATATCAAAATGGACaaagataatttttcaccttgA
- the SAE3 gene encoding Sae3p, whose amino-acid sequence MSYLETQLTKRQEQIKEYQEMNSSLTKTFELISAEKEINETPKEISSKYIKELKEYNELRDAGLRLAQIIADEKQCKIKDVFEEIGYSLKD is encoded by the exons ATGAGCTATTTAGAAACACAATTAACCAAAAGACAGGAACAAATAAAGGAATATCAAGAAATGAACAGTAGTCTGACTAAGACATTCGAACTGATTTCTgcagaaaaggaaat AAATGAAACACCAAAAGAGATTTCCTCAAAGTACATAAAGGAGTTGAAGGAGTACAATGAACTAAGAGACGCGGGCCTGAGGTTGGCCCAGATAATTGCCGATGAGAAGCAATGTAAGATCAAAGACGTTTTTGAAGAGATTGGATATTCGCTCAAAGATTAA
- the IRE1 gene encoding bifunctional endoribonuclease/protein kinase IRE1: protein MRVPMRNMLVVALLVWVLTSLVSCSDPLLSQALRRQIPNNEMTSTRKLNSNSSSDKSIPLHFPPARTTEHLPKEKHSLNPTPNLLHTRRADKRAHKAANSISVPYMESRSLEDLSLSDILIAADVEGGLHAVDRRNGHIIWSINPDKFQPLIEIQEPSRLETYETLIIEPCGDGNIYYFNAHQGLQKLPLSIRQLVSTSPLHLKTNIVVNDSGKIVEDEKVYTGSMRTIMYTIDALNGEIISAFGPGSKNGYFGSQSIDCSPNEKIKLQECENMIVIGKTIFELGIHSYDGASYNVTYSTWQQNVLDVPLALQNTFSKDGMCIAPFRDKSLLASDSDFRIARWVSPTFPGIIVGLFDVFNDLRTNENILVPHPFNPADHESVLSNKVYLDQTSKLSWFALSSQNFPSLVESAPKSRYASSDRWRVSSIFEDETLFKNAIMGVHQIYGSEYDQLYETYGKPKALDTTQKHSPLMIDSPIDATKLPQNRDIDSLNEYMSSEDFEAYREKVHKQISRELRNKSKNSLILRVGSLVYRIIETGVFLLLFLMFCAILQRLKILPPLYVLLSKIGFMPEKEIPATELNSEDSATTGSITKPFNTKPEKQVVFESALNNANPKSQNDNDDGDDDDDEKSQDLTLEKKKRKRGSRGGKKSRKLRNANIPNFEQSLKNLVVSEKILGYGSSGTVVFQGSFQGRPVAVKRMLIDFCDIALMEIKLLTESDDHPNVIRYYCSETTDRFLYIALELCNLNIQDLIESKNASDENLKLQNEYNPISLLRQIAAGVAHLHSLKIIHRDLKPQNILVSTSNRLTTDQQTGVDNLRILISDFGLCKKLDSGQSSFRTNLNNPSGTSGWRAPELLDESNSLQSQVETEHSSSRHTVLSSDSFYDPFTKRRLTRSIDIFSMGCVFYYILSKGKHPFGDKYTRESNIIRGIFSLDEMKCLRDRSLAAEATDLISQMIDHDPLKRPTAMRVLRHPLFWPKSKKLEFLLKVSDRFEVENKDPASDLLLKLDDISGFVIPNGNWTVKFDKTFMDNLGKYRKYHSSKLMDLLRALRNKYHHFMDLPEDIAEIMGPVPDGFYDYFIKRFPNLLIGIYKIVKENLSDDQILHGFLYS from the coding sequence ATGCGCGTACCTATGAGGAATATGTTAGTAGTGGCGCTGCTCGTTTGGGTACTTACATCTCTGGTTTCATGCTCAGATCCTCTTTTGTCCCAAGCTCTAAGACGGCAGATACCAAACAATGAAATGACATCCACTAGAAAACTCAATTCAAACTCTAGCTCAGACAAAAGTATACctcttcattttcctcCCGCTAGAACTACAGAACATTtaccaaaggaaaaacacaGCTTGAACCCAACACCTAATTTGTTACATACTCGACGTGCTGATAAAAGAGCCCATAAGGCTGCTAATTCCATAAGTGTGCCCTATATGGAAAGCCGTTCTTTAGAGGATTTAAGCTTATCCGATATATTAATCGCAGCCGACGTTGAAGGTGGGCTCCACGCCGTTGACAGAAGAAATGGACATATCATATGGTCCATTAATCCCGACAAATTTCAACCTCTGATAGAAATCCAAGAACCTTCAAGATTAGAAACATATGAAACTCTAATTATCGAGCCTTGTGGTGATGGGAATATATACTACTTTAACGCTCATCAAGGATTGCAAAAGCTTCCTCTGTCTATCCGTCAGCTAGTTTCAACTTCTCCGCTACACTTGAAAACGAATATTGTCGTAAACGACTCGGGGAAAATCgtagaagatgaaaaggtGTACACTGGATCAATGAGGACTATAATGTATACCATTGATGCTTTGAATGGTGAAATAATATCAGCTTTTGGACCTGGCTCGAAGAACGGGTATTTTGGAAGCCAGAGTATAGATTGTTCGCCCAATGAGAAGATAAAACTCCAGGAATGTGAAAACATGATTGTAATTGGTAAAactatttttgaattggGGATTCACTCTTATGATGGAGCTAGTTACAACGTTACTTACTCTACATGGCAACAAAATGTTTTGGACGTTCCTCTGGCACTTCAGAATACATTCTCCAAAGACGGTATGTGTATAGCGCCCTTCCGTGATAAATCGTTATTGGCAAGCGATTCCGATTTCAGAATTGCTAGATGGGTTTCTCCGACATTTCCAGGAATTATCGTTGGCTTATTTGATGTGTTTAATGACCTTCGCACTAACGAGAATATATTAGTGCCCCATCCCTTCAACCCAGCTGACCACGAGAGTGTTCTGAGTAACAAAGTTTACTTGGATCAAACATCAAAACTTTCATGGTTTGCTCTATCTAGTCAGAATTTCCCTTCATTAGTTGAGTCGGCCCCCAAATCCAGATATGCTTCCAGTGATCGCTGGAGGGTTTCTTCGATCTTTGAGGATGAGACTTTATTCAAGAATGCAATTATGGGAGTACATCAGATATATGGCAGTGAATATGACCAACTCTATGAAACTTATGGGAAACCGAAGGCATTGGACACCACTCAGAAGCATTCCCCTTTGATGATTGATTCTCCCATCGATGCTACTAAGTTGCCTCAGAACAGAGATATAGATTCACTAAACGAATATATGTCGTCAGAAGACTTTGAGGCATATAGAGAAAAGGTCCATAAACAAATATCAAGAGAGCTAAGGAATAAGAGTAAGAATTCTTTAATTCTGAGGGTCGGTAGTCTCGTATATCGGATCATCGAAACAGGtgtgtttttattattgttcCTCATGTTTTGTGCTATCTTGCAAAGACTTAAAATTTTGCCGCCACTATACGtattattatcaaaaattgGGTTTATGcctgaaaaagaaattccaGCAACTGAACTAAACTCAGAAGATTCTGCAACAACTGGAAGTATAACCAAGCCGTTTAATACAAAACCCGAAAAGCAggttgtttttgaaagtgcGCTCAACAATGCAAACCCGAAATCACAGAACGATAACGATGAcggtgatgatgacgacgatgaaaAATCACAAGATTTGACTttagagaagaagaagagaaaaagggGATCGAGAGGGGGTAAGAAGAGCAGAAAATTACGCAATGCAAATATACCAAACTTTGAACAATCTCTAAAAAATTTAGTAGTgtcagaaaaaattttaggTTACGGATCATCGGGAACCGTTGTATTCCAAGGCAGTTTCCAAGGCAGGCCTGTTGCGGTGAAGAGAATGTTAATCGATTTCTGTGATATAGCTTTGATGGAAATAAAGCTTTTAACTGAAAGTGATGATCACCCAAATGTTATACGATATTATTGCTCAGAGACAACGGATAGATTCCTGTATATTGCTCTAGAGCTCTGCAACTTAAATATACAGGATTTGATTGAATCTAAGAACGCATCAGATGAGAACTTGAAATTACAAAATGAGTACAATCCTATTTCATTACTGAGGCAGATAGCGGCTGGGGTCGCGCATTTACATTCGCTGAAAATTATTCATCGGGATTTAAAGCCCCAGAATATACTTGTATCTACATCGAACAGGCTTACTACAGACCAACAGACCGGAGTAGATAATCTCAGGATTCTAATATCAGATTTCGGTCTCTGCAAAAAGCTAGATTCTGGCCAGTCGTCCTTTAGAACTAATTTGAATAATCCTTCTGGAACAAGTGGATGGAGGGCTCCTGAACTGCTTGATGAGTCGAACAGTTTGCAATCCCAAGTTGAAACTGAACATTCTTCGAGCAGGCATACAGTACTTTCATCTGATTCCTTTTATGATCCATTTACCAAAAGAAGGTTAACAAGATCTATCGATATTTTCTCAATGGGATGTGTTTtctattatattttatcCAAAGGTAAGCATCCTTTTGGTGATAAATACACACGTGAGAGTAATATAATAAGGGGAATATTTAGCCTTGATGAAATGAAGTGTCTTCGCGATAGATCTCTGGCTGCCGAAGCTACAGATTTGATTTCTCAAATGATCGATCATGATCCATTGAAAAGGCCGACTGCTATGAGAGTTCTAAGGCATCCATTGTTTTGGCcaaaatcgaaaaaattAGAATTTCTCTTGAAAGTCAGTGATAGATTCGAGGTTGAAAACAAGGACCCCGCAAGTGACTTGTTATTGAAATTGGATGATATTTCAGGCTTTGTTATTCCTAATGGGAACTGGACCGTCAAGTTTGATAAAACCTTCATGGACAATCTCGGGAAGTacagaaaatatcattcTTCAAAGCTGATGGATTTGTTGAGAGCTCTTAGGAATAAATACCATCATTTCATGGATCTGCCCGAAGATATAGCGGAAATCATGGGGCCGGTACCCGATGGATTTTACGATTACTTTATCAAGCGTTTCCCAAACCTACTAATAGGGATTTATAAGATTGTCAAGGAGAACTTGAGCGACGACCAAATTTTACATGGATTTTTGTATTCATAA
- the LRP1 gene encoding Lrp1p: protein MEDIEKIKPYVNSFSNALDELKPEIEKLTSKPLDEQLLLLSSERAKLDLTNRYAYVLSSLMFASMKVLNVKDMSPILNELKRVKSYMDKAKQYDNKISKSNEKSQAEKEKAKSIISNVLDGNKNQFEPSISKNNFQGKHTKFENDKPVANVVTKIIDNTKQIRKSDSTKNKKSGRVGKKGGNK from the coding sequence ATGGAGGATATTGAGAAGATAAAGCCGTACGTTAATAGTTTTTCGAATGCGTTGGATGAACTGAAGCCAGAAATCGAAAAACTAACGTCCAAACCGTTGGATGAAcagctgctgctgttgtcTAGTGAGAGGGCTAAGCTAGATTTAACTAACCGCTATGCATATGTGTTGAGCTCTTTGATGTTTGCTAGTATGAAGGTCTTGAATGTCAAAGACATGTCTCCCATACTAAATGAACTGAAAAGAGTAAAGTCGTACATGGACAAAGCCAAGCAGTATGACAATAAGATATCGAAATCCAATGAGAAGTCACAAGCggagaaggaaaaggcTAAGAGCATCATTTCCAACGTCTTGGACGGTAATAAAAACCAATTCGAACCCTCTATAAGCAAGAATAACTTCCAAGGGAAGCATACGAAATTCGAAAACGATAAGCCGGTAGCCAATGTGGTGACTAAGATTATTGACAACACCAAACAGATAAGGAAATCTGACAGTacgaaaaataaaaaatctgGCAGAGTAGGCAAAAAAGGGGGAAACAAGTAG